The sequence CGAGCTCGTGCGCCGGGATGCGCTGCCCCGGCTGCCCGAGGAGCGCCGCCAGATAGACGAAACCGCGCGTACCGCGTACCCGGAAGTCCCTGCCCTGATATGCGATCGCCCACACGTCGCCCTCGCAGCGGAAGACGTTCGGCGCCTCGACGTCCGCAGTGACCGGTTCGAGCGCGCCGCGGTGCTCCGGAGCCTCGCCACTCCCGCCCGCGTCGAAGGCCTCGATCGGGCGCAAGAACCCGGGAAGCACGAGCGTGCCGACCGACCGGGCGCTCACCCCGAGCTCGGCCAGTACGCGCCGCGTGACGAGCACCTGCCCCGGGCTCGCCGTCGCCGCGAGCGCAGCGGCGAGCTCGGTGACGATGCCCACGACGCCGTAGTCGAGGCGGCTCGCGAAGCCGATCGTGCCGATCGTCGCGTAGCCGATCGCGACGCCGACCACGAAGTCGAGGTCGTAGCCGCGCGCCCGCCAGCGCGTCGCGAGCGCGTCCGTGGAGGTCGCGCGCATGGCGAGGGCGAGGTCGACGGCGCGCCGGGCGGCGTCCGGGACGGGAACCGGGTCGTTGAAGAGGACCGTCATGGCGTCGCCGCTGAAGCGCTCCAGCGTGCCGCCGGAGCCGTCCACGAGCGCCCCCATCGCCCCATGGTAGTCGCGCAGCACCGCCATCAGCTCCTCGGGCTCGGCGCTCTCGGCAAACGCGGTGAAGCCGCGGAGCGCCGCGGCGAGCACGGTCACCTCGGCGCGGTGCGCCCGGAGCGGGTCGACGGCGTCGGCCGCGACGAGGCGCTCGGCGACCGCCGGCGCGAAGAAGCGCTTCAGCCGTGCCAGGCGCGCCAGCTCGTCGACCTGCGCCCGCACCTGCGCCTCGAGACCCGCGTTCAGCCCGGCGAGCTCCGCGGCCTGCCGCTCCACGCGTTCGTGCAGCGTCCGGATGCGGAGCAGCGAGCGCACGCGCGCCAGGAGCTCGTCAGGATCGACCGGCTTCGAAAGAAAGTCGTCGGCGCCGGCCTCGATGCCGCGCACCCGCTCCGCGCGCGGATCGACCGCCGTCACCATGACGATCGGGAGCGTCGCGGTCCGGGCCTCGGCACGGAGCGCGCGGCAGACCTGGTAGCCGCTCATGCCCGGCATCACGACGTCGAGGAGCATGAGGTCCGGAGGCTCGCGCGCGAGCGCCTCCTCGCCGGACGCCGCGGTCGCGACCTCGTGGCCCTCGGCGCGCAGGAGGTCGGCGAGAAGCTTCGCGTTTCGCGGGTCGTCGTCGACGACCAGAATGCGCCGCGACGGTGCGCCGTCGGTCACGACCGCTCTCCCTGCGTCCGGTCGAGCACGGCGCGGACCTCGTCGAGGATCTGGTCGATGTCGAGGGGCTTCACGAAGCATCCGTCGAAGCCGGCGCCGACGATCGCCGCGCGCTCGAGCGGCATGGCGGACGCGGTCACCGCGACGACCGGCGTCGCGGCGGTACGGCCATCCGCCCGGAGCGCCCGCAGCGCCGCCACACCGTCCATTCCCGGCAGGTGGACGTCCATGAGGATCAAGGCCGGTGTGGATCCGGTCCACGCGAGCTCGAGGCCGCGCTCGGCGGTCGTCGCCTCGACCGTCTGGTAGCCCTCGACCCGCAGTACGTCGCGCAGGAGCTTCAGGTTCAGGGCGTTGTCCTCGACGATCAGGATCCGCTCGTGCGCCATCGTTGCACCAGAGCATCCTCGCGCCCGCCGGACAACGCCTCGCGCGCCGGCGCCGGGAGCGTGAACGTGAACGTGCTGCCGCCACCGACGGCGCTCGCCAGCGTGATGCGCCCG is a genomic window of Deltaproteobacteria bacterium containing:
- a CDS encoding response regulator, with the translated sequence MLREAPRHRPDPRRGPRRARPDAGRAVVTDGAPSRRILVVDDDPRNAKLLADLLRAEGHEVATAASGEEALAREPPDLMLLDVVMPGMSGYQVCRALRAEARTATLPIVMVTAVDPRAERVRGIEAGADDFLSKPVDPDELLARVRSLLRIRTLHERVERQAAELAGLNAGLEAQVRAQVDELARLARLKRFFAPAVAERLVAADAVDPLRAHRAEVTVLAAALRGFTAFAESAEPEELMAVLRDYHGAMGALVDGSGGTLERFSGDAMTVLFNDPVPVPDAARRAVDLALAMRATSTDALATRWRARGYDLDFVVGVAIGYATIGTIGFASRLDYGVVGIVTELAAALAATASPGQVLVTRRVLAELGVSARSVGTLVLPGFLRPIEAFDAGGSGEAPEHRGALEPVTADVEAPNVFRCEGDVWAIAYQGRDFRVRGTRGFVYLAALLGQPGQRIPAHEL
- a CDS encoding response regulator, whose translation is MAHERILIVEDNALNLKLLRDVLRVEGYQTVEATTAERGLELAWTGSTPALILMDVHLPGMDGVAALRALRADGRTAATPVVAVTASAMPLERAAIVGAGFDGCFVKPLDIDQILDEVRAVLDRTQGERS